The Salmo trutta chromosome 6, fSalTru1.1, whole genome shotgun sequence genome has a window encoding:
- the LOC115195955 gene encoding gap junction alpha-5 protein, whose product MADWSLLGNFLEEVQEHSTSVGKVWLTILFIFRILVLGTAAESSWGDEQEDFTCDTEQPGCENVCYDTAFPIAHIRYWVLQIVFVSTPSLIYMGHAMHTVRMEEKRRRKEQEDQGGGDGEEGGEGGEEKHYLAHEEDKGGECGKEGSGIGRVRLRGALLQTYVLSILIRTLMEVVFIVVQYILYGVFLNALYVCHSRPCPHPVNCYVSRPTEKNVFIVFMLAVSGVSLFLSAVELYHLAFKQCQRFLRRKRQQQQQQQHQLLQGRTPSSATVIAAEPDSQPRPSMPCTPPPDFSQCVSSSPHTHPMHSQSHPHPSCPPFNNRLAHQQNSVNMATERHRVVHNDLGTEDFLHMTYEGHADTPNACAPPPSLLQNGLLKDKRRLSKTSGSSSRVRPDDLAV is encoded by the coding sequence ATGGCCGACTGGAGTCTACTGGGAAACTTCTTGGAAGAGGTGCAGGAACACTCGACGTCTGTGGGCAAGGTGTGGCTCACCATCCTCTTCATCTTCCGTATTCTCGTCTTGGGCACGGCCGCTGAGTCGTCATGGGGCGACGAGCAGGAGGACTTCACCTGCGACACGGAGCAGCCCGGTTGCGAGAACGTTTGTTACGACACGGCCTTCCCCATCGCCCACATCCGCTACTGGGTGCTGCAGATTGTCTTCGTGTCCACACCGTCGCTCATCTACATGGGCCACGCCATGCACACGGTGCGCATGGAGGAGAAACGCCGGCGCAAGGAGCAGGAGGACCAGGGGGGAGGtgacggggaggaaggaggggaaggaggagaggagaagcatTATCTGGCTCACGAGGAAGACAAGGGGGGAGAGTGCGGGAAGGAGGGCAGCGGCATAGGGAGGGTGCGTCTGCGCGGGGCGCTGCTGCAGACTTACGTGTTGAGCATCCTGATCCGGACGCTAATGGAGGTGGTCTTCATCGTGGTGCAGTACATCCTCTACGGGGTCTTCCTCAATGCCCTGTACGTGTGCCACAGTCGGCCCTGTCCCCACCCGGTTAACTGTTACGTCTCGCGGCCCACGGAGAAGAACGTGTTCATCGTGTTCATGCTGGCCGTGTCGGGCGTGTCGCTGTTTCTCAGCGCCGTGGAGCTCTACCACCTGGCCTTTAAGCAGTGTCAGAGGTTTCTGAGGAGGAAAcgacaacagcaacagcaacagcagcatcAGCTGCTACAAGGACGCACGCCCTCAAGTGCTACGGTCATCGCCGCTGAACCTGACAGCCAACCCCGTCCGTCCATGCCATGCACCCCGCCCCCAGACTTCAGCCAGTGTGTGAGCtcttcccctcacacacaccccatgcACTCCCAATCCCACCCCCATCCTAGCTGTCCCCCCTTCAACAACCGGTTGGCCCACCAGCAGAACTCAGTCAACATGGCCACTGAGCGCCACCGTGTTGTCCACAATGACCTGGGGACGGAAGACTTCCTGCACATGACTTATGAGGGGCACGCCGACACGCCCAATGCCTGCGCCCCGCCCCCTTCGCTGCTCCAAAATGGCCTCCTGAAAGACAAGAGGCGTCTGAGCAAGACCAGCGGCTCCAGTAGCCGTGTGCGACCCGATGACTTGGCTGTATAG